A region of Fimbriimonadaceae bacterium DNA encodes the following proteins:
- the lipA gene encoding Lipoyl synthase, whose product MTQRLPEWLTIRLPRPDTIKQVESMMRTKNLHTVCESARCPNLPECWSKKTATFMILGDTCTRSCGFCAIKVGKGLELDPFEPMNVAKVTKDLGLKHVVVTSVARDDLKDEGANQFAKTIEALRKVVPHTIVEVLTPDFKAKDELLRIVVDARPDIFNHNIETVERLHTIVRPQARYNRTMAVLQKVKVMDPTIHTKSGLMLGLGETKDEVIKTLTDLREVGVDAVTIGQYLRPTMKHLPVVRFVHPDEFKEYENIGEKMGFAFVASGPFIRSSYNAIAFSEKVMKDRVEAAEQALLSA is encoded by the coding sequence ATGACCCAGCGGCTGCCCGAGTGGCTGACGATACGGCTCCCCCGCCCCGACACGATCAAGCAGGTCGAGTCGATGATGCGCACCAAGAATCTCCATACGGTGTGCGAAAGCGCGCGCTGTCCCAACCTTCCGGAGTGTTGGAGCAAGAAGACGGCTACGTTCATGATCCTGGGAGATACCTGCACGAGGTCCTGCGGATTCTGTGCGATCAAGGTAGGTAAAGGGCTCGAGCTTGATCCTTTCGAGCCGATGAACGTCGCAAAGGTAACCAAGGATCTTGGGCTCAAGCACGTTGTGGTCACCAGCGTCGCTCGCGACGACCTGAAAGACGAAGGCGCGAATCAGTTCGCGAAGACGATCGAAGCCCTCCGCAAGGTTGTGCCACACACGATTGTCGAGGTCCTGACGCCGGACTTCAAAGCCAAAGATGAGCTGTTGAGAATCGTGGTCGATGCCCGGCCCGACATCTTCAATCACAACATCGAAACGGTCGAGCGGCTGCATACGATCGTTCGCCCCCAGGCGCGTTATAACCGTACGATGGCGGTCCTGCAAAAGGTGAAGGTGATGGATCCGACGATCCATACCAAATCTGGGCTCATGCTTGGACTTGGAGAAACGAAGGATGAGGTCATCAAGACCCTCACCGACCTCCGAGAGGTTGGGGTCGATGCCGTAACCATCGGTCAGTACCTGAGGCCCACCATGAAGCACCTCCCGGTCGTTCGATTCGTCCATCCGGATGAGTTCAAGGAGTACGAGAATATCGGTGAGAAGATGGGTTTCGCCTTTGTAGCTTCGGGACCTTTCATCCGCAGTTCGTACAACGCGATCGCCTTCAGCGAAAAGGTTATGAAGGATCGCGTCGAGGCTGCCGAGCAAGCTTTGCTTTCAGCATAG
- the icd_3 gene encoding Isocitrate dehydrogenase [NADP] produces the protein MQRIAVIPGDGIGPEITDAVLTILKETGFEAEWISLDAGLGAIEKGKDPMPEETIEGIREIGIALKGPTTTPVGKGHRSANVVLRQALDLYANVRPAKTLPGIQGPFSDHAVDLITVRENTEGLYSGIEYMPTPDVAQAIKVMTRQGCQRVVRYALDMARREGRKRVTAVHKANIMKLTDGMFLEEFYKVAAEYAEIKTDDIIVDNCCMQLVTRPEQFDVLVTENLYGDIVSDLCAGLVGGLGLAPGANIGEKCAVFEAVHGSAPDIAGKGLANPTALLLSAVMMLRHLGEGEKADRIHRAVIAVFQEGKHLTGDLGGRAGTAEYRDAVIQHATGTLASTA, from the coding sequence ATGCAGCGAATCGCGGTTATCCCTGGCGACGGAATTGGTCCTGAAATCACCGACGCCGTCCTGACGATCCTGAAGGAAACCGGATTCGAAGCCGAATGGATCAGCCTCGACGCCGGACTTGGCGCGATCGAAAAGGGAAAGGACCCGATGCCCGAAGAAACGATCGAAGGGATCCGAGAGATTGGCATCGCGCTCAAGGGACCAACCACGACGCCTGTCGGCAAAGGGCATCGTAGCGCCAACGTGGTCTTGCGGCAGGCGCTGGATCTCTACGCAAACGTCCGTCCTGCGAAGACGCTTCCCGGAATCCAAGGGCCCTTTTCCGACCATGCCGTCGACTTGATCACGGTGCGAGAAAACACGGAGGGCCTTTATTCGGGAATCGAATACATGCCGACGCCCGATGTCGCCCAGGCGATCAAGGTGATGACACGTCAGGGCTGCCAACGCGTAGTTCGCTATGCCTTGGATATGGCCCGTCGCGAGGGCCGCAAGCGAGTGACGGCCGTCCACAAGGCCAACATCATGAAGCTCACCGACGGCATGTTCCTTGAGGAGTTCTATAAAGTCGCCGCCGAATACGCCGAGATCAAGACGGACGACATCATCGTCGACAACTGCTGCATGCAGCTGGTGACTAGGCCCGAGCAGTTTGATGTGCTCGTGACCGAAAACCTCTATGGCGATATCGTCAGCGACCTTTGCGCGGGGCTCGTGGGAGGCTTGGGATTAGCCCCCGGCGCCAACATCGGTGAAAAGTGTGCGGTCTTCGAAGCGGTGCACGGCTCGGCGCCAGACATCGCCGGCAAGGGCCTCGCCAATCCCACCGCGCTGCTGCTTAGCGCGGTGATGATGCTGCGGCATCTCGGCGAAGGTGAGAAGGCAGACCGGATCCATCGCGCGGTGATCGCCGTGTTCCAAGAGGGCAAGCACTTGACGGGCGACCTGGGCGGCAGGGCCGGCACCGCCGAGTATCGGGATGCGGTAATCCAGCATGCCACCGGGACCTTAGCCTCAACCGCGTGA
- the rmlD gene encoding dTDP-4-dehydrorhamnose reductase: MRLLVIGGSGMLGGDFIAEALARGNEVLAPSRSELDITDPVSVAQLAAKSFGEFDAIVNCAAYTAVDKAETEVDQATDLNAIAPGLLAGALAMAGVPLMHLSTDFVFGEMAPVVGGLDEDHPPNPLGVYGRTKLDGEFSVLTGPNWVVRTSWLFGPNGSSFPRTIIRAYESGKPLKVVADQVGTPTYTAHLAGTLLYLLESNVEPGVYHAAGPDEMSWHELATWTLREWAGKEIKIDRIRTEDWPTPAVRPRYSALVSKRRVPHMPTIQQALVEFCERLRETATL; encoded by the coding sequence ATGCGCCTTCTCGTGATTGGCGGCAGTGGAATGCTCGGCGGCGATTTCATCGCTGAGGCGCTTGCTCGCGGCAACGAGGTTCTGGCGCCCTCCAGATCCGAACTTGACATCACCGATCCAGTGTCCGTCGCGCAATTGGCCGCAAAGTCCTTTGGCGAGTTCGACGCGATCGTCAATTGTGCGGCCTACACTGCGGTTGACAAAGCCGAGACTGAAGTCGACCAAGCCACAGACCTGAACGCAATCGCCCCGGGCCTGCTGGCCGGCGCGCTAGCCATGGCGGGTGTGCCCCTGATGCACTTGAGCACCGACTTTGTTTTCGGCGAAATGGCGCCGGTTGTCGGTGGGTTGGACGAGGACCATCCGCCAAACCCCCTTGGAGTCTATGGCCGCACCAAGCTTGACGGCGAGTTTTCGGTGTTGACCGGACCGAACTGGGTGGTACGCACCAGCTGGCTGTTTGGACCAAACGGGTCGAGCTTCCCGCGAACCATTATCCGCGCCTATGAGTCGGGCAAACCGCTGAAAGTGGTCGCCGACCAAGTCGGCACGCCGACCTATACGGCCCACCTTGCCGGGACTCTCCTCTACCTCCTCGAAAGCAACGTCGAGCCCGGCGTCTACCACGCTGCAGGTCCTGACGAAATGTCCTGGCACGAGCTTGCGACATGGACGCTTCGGGAGTGGGCAGGCAAAGAGATCAAGATCGACCGCATCCGAACGGAGGATTGGCCCACTCCGGCCGTACGACCACGCTATTCGGCACTGGTTTCCAAAAGGAGAGTGCCGCACATGCCGACAATCCAACAGGCGCTCGTCGAGTTCTGTGAAAGGCTCCGCGAGACTGCCACACTATAA
- the glmS_1 gene encoding Glutamine--fructose-6-phosphate aminotransferase [isomerizing], producing the protein MSVMATEIESQPRLLAEHSSRYAMDLGVLAGRPYDVVLLAARGSSDHAALYARYLIEIHLGLPAILAAPSVITRFKAKVRYPKALAIGISQSGAAPDVSEVIERMREDGHDTLAITNTAGSRLAAAAGHVLLLDVGQEQAVAATKTYTASLLALYRLVQALGADLPDPKLPTEEDASTARSLARQIVGEVVRSRIVFAVARGYGFATAVETALKLIECALVPCKGYSTADFQHGPAALAAPDAFVLGYGELPTVAREARHTIYGGDTGPSGPISDILFGQWLAYECAMAKGLDPDQPRNLEKVTETR; encoded by the coding sequence ATGTCGGTCATGGCCACCGAGATCGAGTCCCAGCCCCGCCTCTTGGCAGAACACTCGTCCCGGTACGCAATGGATCTGGGCGTGCTTGCCGGGAGGCCATACGACGTCGTCCTCCTGGCTGCGAGGGGCAGCAGCGACCACGCCGCGCTTTACGCCCGGTACCTCATCGAGATCCACCTTGGCCTTCCCGCAATCCTCGCTGCTCCGTCGGTGATCACGCGCTTCAAAGCAAAGGTCCGCTATCCGAAGGCGCTTGCAATTGGAATCTCGCAGAGTGGCGCTGCCCCCGACGTCTCCGAAGTGATCGAACGGATGCGCGAGGATGGCCACGATACGCTTGCGATCACCAACACCGCCGGCTCCCGCCTGGCTGCCGCCGCCGGGCACGTGCTCTTGCTGGATGTGGGCCAGGAGCAGGCGGTTGCAGCAACCAAAACCTATACGGCCTCGCTGCTGGCGCTCTACCGCCTGGTCCAAGCCCTGGGAGCCGACCTTCCCGACCCGAAACTTCCGACGGAGGAAGACGCTTCCACGGCGAGGTCGCTTGCCCGGCAGATCGTGGGCGAGGTGGTGCGGAGCCGCATCGTGTTCGCCGTTGCGCGCGGCTATGGGTTCGCCACGGCCGTGGAGACCGCGCTCAAATTGATCGAATGTGCGCTTGTGCCCTGCAAGGGTTATTCCACCGCCGACTTCCAGCATGGGCCGGCCGCGCTGGCGGCTCCCGATGCCTTTGTCCTCGGCTACGGAGAATTGCCCACCGTCGCGCGCGAGGCGAGGCATACGATTTACGGTGGCGATACCGGACCAAGTGGCCCGATCTCCGACATCCTCTTTGGCCAGTGGCTTGCATACGAGTGCGCCATGGCCAAGGGTCTGGATCCCGATCAGCCGAGAAACCTTGAGAAAGTGACGGAAACGCGGTGA
- the birA gene encoding Bifunctional ligase/repressor BirA encodes MQLPEPVGWRVVDSAESTQDLLSQPEFDGVDVVLAKQQTGGRGRHQRTWHSGEPGESLAMSIAFRALAGHPKPWLIGMGCAVAAASAVHAHLQWPNDLVLDGKKLGGILTEIVGGIPIVGIGLNLNQTQFPSEIAGIATSLTLHRPAQYDAETVARSILDRLARLPDLRVWSDLQPIWNLFDETKGKPYALVDGRKGTAIGIGPEGELLVSVEGETERVLAADGWSVGARV; translated from the coding sequence ATGCAACTCCCCGAGCCGGTCGGATGGCGAGTCGTCGATAGCGCCGAATCGACTCAGGACCTCCTGTCCCAACCGGAATTTGACGGCGTCGACGTCGTGTTGGCGAAGCAGCAGACTGGCGGACGCGGACGCCATCAAAGGACTTGGCACTCCGGGGAGCCTGGAGAATCTCTCGCGATGTCTATCGCCTTTCGGGCCCTCGCCGGTCACCCGAAACCGTGGCTCATCGGGATGGGATGCGCGGTTGCCGCCGCATCGGCCGTCCATGCCCACCTGCAATGGCCCAACGACCTCGTTCTCGACGGCAAGAAACTAGGTGGCATCCTCACCGAAATCGTTGGTGGCATACCCATTGTCGGGATCGGCCTCAACCTGAACCAGACACAGTTTCCTTCGGAAATCGCGGGAATAGCGACCAGCCTCACCCTCCACCGCCCCGCCCAATACGACGCGGAGACCGTGGCTCGGTCGATTTTGGATCGGCTGGCGCGCCTGCCCGACCTCCGTGTATGGTCGGACCTTCAGCCGATTTGGAACCTCTTTGACGAAACGAAGGGCAAGCCCTATGCCCTGGTTGATGGGCGGAAGGGCACGGCAATCGGGATCGGTCCAGAAGGCGAGCTGTTGGTTTCTGTGGAAGGCGAGACCGAGCGCGTGCTCGCCGCAGACGGTTGGTCCGTGGGCGCTAGAGTCTGA
- the wcaJ gene encoding UDP-glucose:undecaprenyl-phosphate glucose-1-phosphate transferase: MYAPFKRLLDLVLATLVLLILGLPMLIIAAIIRKDGGPALYRGKRVGLEGKSFDMLKFRSMVMNADKIGASSTGNDDPRITRIGHFIRRYKVDELAQFLNVLKGEMSVVGPRPQVQWAVDLYTEEERQILSVRPGITDFASLWARNEGEILDGSPDPDADYLRLIAPEKTRLALYYVRHMSLWNDLKIVVATAFAAFLKRDPSWCLPDGTAPQPTPVRLAAVSMETETGSVSH; the protein is encoded by the coding sequence ATGTACGCGCCGTTCAAACGCCTGCTCGACCTTGTCCTTGCAACCCTGGTCCTTCTGATCCTCGGCTTGCCGATGCTGATCATCGCTGCCATCATTCGGAAGGACGGGGGACCGGCTTTGTATCGCGGCAAGCGGGTTGGTCTGGAAGGCAAGTCGTTCGACATGCTGAAGTTCCGCTCCATGGTGATGAACGCCGACAAAATCGGCGCGAGCTCGACTGGAAACGACGACCCCCGTATCACCAGGATCGGCCACTTCATCCGCCGATACAAGGTCGATGAGCTCGCCCAGTTCCTAAACGTCCTCAAGGGAGAGATGAGTGTGGTCGGGCCCAGACCCCAGGTTCAGTGGGCTGTTGACCTTTACACCGAGGAAGAGCGCCAAATCCTGTCCGTCAGGCCGGGAATCACCGATTTTGCCAGTCTGTGGGCGCGGAACGAAGGCGAGATTCTGGATGGCAGTCCCGATCCGGACGCTGATTACCTAAGGCTGATCGCCCCGGAGAAGACTCGGCTCGCTCTATACTATGTCCGCCATATGAGCCTTTGGAACGACCTGAAGATCGTGGTCGCAACTGCCTTTGCCGCCTTTCTCAAGCGGGATCCATCCTGGTGCCTTCCGGACGGCACCGCACCACAGCCCACGCCGGTGCGGCTCGCCGCGGTCTCGATGGAAACTGAGACGGGGAGCGTGTCCCATTGA
- the ubiG_3 gene encoding Ubiquinone biosynthesis O-methyltransferase produces MIADNPRFIDVSDTPGTGATAEQLAMLYNRYRFVASRCEGKDVLEIACGPGFGLGYLARVARSVQGGDIDPDLVAIGQSHYGNRIPVQQMDALQLPFEDASLDVVAILEAVYYLPDADAFVEEARRVLRPGGELIIVTVNREWTLFNPGAHTVRYFSASELAELYRRHGFEPSVFVAFPDRPAGLKTKILRGAKKLASKLHLIPENVSGKERLKKLLYGDLQPIPKEVTPAMAEEHEWHPAPAGPITSYSLLLSFGRKA; encoded by the coding sequence ATGATCGCCGACAACCCGCGGTTTATCGATGTATCGGATACTCCGGGAACCGGAGCAACCGCCGAACAGCTCGCGATGCTCTACAACCGCTACCGGTTTGTGGCATCGAGGTGCGAGGGAAAGGATGTGCTCGAAATCGCCTGCGGACCGGGATTTGGTCTTGGTTACCTTGCGCGTGTTGCGCGTTCCGTGCAGGGGGGTGACATCGATCCGGATTTGGTCGCGATCGGCCAATCACACTACGGCAACCGGATCCCCGTGCAGCAAATGGATGCCCTCCAATTGCCCTTCGAGGATGCTTCGCTGGATGTCGTGGCGATCCTCGAGGCCGTCTACTACCTTCCTGATGCTGATGCCTTCGTTGAGGAGGCCCGACGCGTGCTCCGTCCCGGCGGCGAGTTGATAATCGTCACGGTCAACCGGGAATGGACGCTGTTCAACCCTGGCGCACACACCGTTCGATATTTCTCAGCGTCTGAGCTAGCCGAGCTCTACCGGCGCCACGGATTCGAGCCGTCCGTTTTCGTCGCCTTTCCGGACCGGCCAGCCGGGCTGAAGACAAAGATCCTCCGTGGCGCCAAAAAGCTGGCGTCGAAACTGCACCTCATACCGGAAAACGTCAGCGGCAAGGAGCGATTGAAGAAGCTGCTTTACGGAGACCTACAACCCATCCCCAAGGAGGTCACGCCCGCAATGGCCGAAGAGCATGAGTGGCATCCGGCGCCAGCCGGGCCGATAACCTCCTACAGCCTCCTGCTAAGCTTTGGCCGTAAGGCATAG
- a CDS encoding N(4)-(Beta-N-acetylglucosaminyl)-L-asparaginase, whose product MTTLLSTWNEPGEVSIRAGWEARSQGADLATALERGLTAAELDPRLVAIGLGSIPNADGELELDASMMDGRTLEAGAVCAVRGIVPVISLARAVMEKTPHVMIAGEQARRFAIELGMKPTNLMTADSCRRYQEWLTRPEVEDEYIHATDKPADTVTMLGMEKGPHFVAASSTSGLSFKKGGRVGDSPIIGAGIYADDEAGAAGATGLGEELWKGVASYRAVALMGEGKCPQEACETVIRHLIRRQPKSTSMACVVLAVGRDGSFGAALTTGTFDLWVCRDGEISKHTYHGMAD is encoded by the coding sequence ATGACCACGCTGCTTTCGACCTGGAATGAGCCAGGCGAAGTCTCGATAAGGGCGGGATGGGAAGCCCGCTCTCAAGGCGCCGATCTGGCGACAGCTCTTGAAAGGGGCCTGACAGCCGCAGAACTGGATCCGCGACTTGTTGCGATCGGACTCGGCTCGATTCCCAACGCCGACGGCGAGCTTGAGCTTGACGCCTCGATGATGGATGGCCGCACCCTGGAGGCGGGAGCCGTATGTGCCGTCCGGGGGATCGTTCCCGTCATCTCTCTCGCTCGGGCCGTGATGGAAAAGACGCCCCATGTGATGATCGCCGGCGAGCAGGCCAGGCGTTTTGCGATCGAGCTTGGCATGAAGCCGACCAACTTGATGACTGCCGATTCCTGTCGCCGGTACCAGGAATGGTTGACCAGACCGGAGGTCGAGGATGAATACATTCACGCCACTGACAAGCCGGCCGACACGGTCACGATGCTTGGCATGGAGAAGGGGCCGCACTTCGTCGCTGCCTCCTCGACCAGCGGCCTCAGCTTTAAGAAGGGTGGCCGAGTCGGTGATTCGCCGATCATCGGCGCGGGCATTTATGCCGATGACGAAGCCGGTGCGGCCGGTGCGACGGGCCTGGGAGAAGAGCTTTGGAAGGGAGTGGCCAGCTATCGAGCGGTGGCGCTGATGGGAGAGGGGAAGTGTCCGCAAGAGGCCTGCGAGACCGTGATCCGGCATTTGATTCGGCGGCAGCCGAAGAGTACGTCGATGGCCTGCGTTGTCTTGGCGGTAGGTCGGGATGGCTCATTCGGCGCTGCCCTGACAACGGGAACGTTCGATCTCTGGGTGTGCCGGGACGGTGAGATCTCAAAGCACACGTACCACGGCATGGCGGATTAA
- the selB gene encoding Selenocysteine-specific elongation factor translates to MARLIGTAGHVDHGKTSLIQALTGIDADRLPEEKRRGMTIDVGFAYIDLPDVGRVSIVDVPGHEKFVTNMLVGALGIDVALLCVAADEGVKPQTREHLAILELLPVDRMVVALTRADLADADTRELAALDVSDLLSKTRFAGAPSVLVSVRTGEGVEQLRSLLAGMLADAATVEAAPWYLPIDRVFSVKGHGLVVTGTLAQGRVNEGDPAEIMPGKLACRVRGIQWHDQDQISSEKGRRTALNVSGVKVEDLHRGMAIGQPGTLIETDCLDARIRWIEAPKHGLRIRLSIGSAEAIGRVFLSDAQPDVAQLRLESKVAAVKEQPLIVRRYSPPDVLGGGVVLVPQAVRRRKSDRVQLLEGANEQEGVLEIVTANPQGVATDEVARRMGRTLQQLGSAFEELKASGKLLGFAGLWLTPEGLAASLAKLESALEDLHLAEPNKAMQPRERAIQKAGLSWAGKPLDRIMAHLAEPQNIRIQGTFIALPGFRVQLKDRQRALLDRVVAELARAGINVPLPKDLAAALNVPFQAIDEILALGVQAGEVVRVDESIWYPCSTLSSLKQDIAELAGGKPFAASDLRDKLATTRKYVIPLLEYFDATGFTMRQGDLRVIK, encoded by the coding sequence ATGGCCCGATTGATCGGAACGGCCGGCCATGTCGATCACGGGAAGACCTCCCTGATCCAAGCCCTAACGGGGATCGACGCCGACCGACTTCCCGAAGAGAAGCGGCGCGGCATGACGATCGACGTCGGGTTTGCTTACATCGACCTGCCGGATGTGGGGCGCGTTTCGATCGTCGACGTGCCTGGGCACGAGAAGTTCGTCACCAATATGCTCGTCGGCGCCTTGGGAATCGACGTCGCCCTGCTATGTGTTGCCGCGGACGAAGGCGTCAAGCCCCAAACGAGGGAGCACCTCGCCATCCTCGAGTTGTTGCCGGTCGACCGGATGGTGGTCGCCCTCACCCGGGCCGATCTCGCGGATGCCGACACGCGCGAACTGGCCGCACTCGATGTGAGCGATTTGCTGTCCAAGACACGATTCGCCGGGGCGCCTTCGGTGCTGGTCTCTGTGCGGACGGGTGAAGGCGTCGAGCAGCTGAGGTCGCTGCTCGCAGGAATGCTCGCCGATGCCGCCACGGTGGAGGCAGCGCCCTGGTATCTCCCAATCGACCGAGTCTTCTCCGTCAAAGGGCACGGGCTCGTCGTGACCGGAACCCTTGCTCAAGGCAGGGTGAACGAGGGTGATCCGGCCGAGATCATGCCTGGAAAGCTCGCCTGTCGCGTGCGGGGAATCCAGTGGCACGATCAGGATCAGATCTCGAGTGAGAAGGGTCGCCGCACCGCTCTCAACGTCAGCGGGGTCAAGGTCGAGGACCTACACCGTGGAATGGCGATTGGACAGCCGGGAACGCTCATCGAGACCGACTGCCTCGACGCGCGAATTCGATGGATTGAAGCACCCAAGCACGGCCTTCGTATACGGCTGTCGATCGGTTCCGCCGAAGCCATTGGACGCGTGTTCTTAAGCGACGCCCAGCCGGACGTCGCCCAGCTGCGGCTTGAATCGAAGGTTGCCGCCGTTAAAGAGCAGCCGTTGATCGTGCGCCGGTACAGTCCACCCGATGTCCTGGGTGGAGGAGTAGTGCTGGTTCCCCAGGCAGTGAGGCGGAGGAAGTCCGACCGAGTTCAACTTCTGGAAGGCGCCAACGAACAGGAGGGCGTTCTGGAAATCGTGACCGCCAATCCTCAGGGTGTGGCAACCGATGAGGTCGCAAGGAGGATGGGGCGGACGCTGCAGCAGCTGGGATCCGCCTTCGAAGAGCTAAAGGCATCGGGCAAGCTGCTTGGGTTCGCCGGCTTGTGGTTGACCCCGGAGGGTTTGGCCGCTTCGCTCGCAAAGCTCGAGTCGGCCCTCGAAGATCTGCACCTGGCCGAACCCAACAAGGCCATGCAACCGCGCGAACGAGCCATTCAGAAGGCCGGATTGTCCTGGGCCGGCAAGCCGCTGGACCGGATAATGGCCCACCTTGCCGAGCCCCAGAACATCCGAATCCAGGGGACCTTTATCGCGCTGCCTGGCTTCAGGGTTCAGCTGAAGGACCGCCAGAGGGCGCTCCTGGATCGGGTGGTCGCTGAACTTGCCCGGGCAGGCATCAATGTACCCTTGCCGAAGGACCTTGCTGCAGCCTTGAATGTCCCGTTTCAGGCTATCGACGAAATCCTGGCGCTCGGCGTGCAAGCCGGTGAGGTCGTCCGTGTCGACGAGTCGATCTGGTACCCCTGTTCCACGCTTTCCAGCCTCAAGCAAGACATCGCCGAGCTTGCCGGAGGAAAGCCCTTTGCCGCTTCGGACCTCCGGGACAAGCTGGCGACGACACGGAAGTACGTGATTCCGCTGCTCGAGTATTTCGATGCGACCGGATTTACGATGCGTCAGGGCGACCTGCGCGTCATCAAGTAG
- the slyA gene encoding Transcriptional regulator SlyA encodes MAGADISTKVATIYELQAALLEPGLKKMKISWTSFQLLMAVSQGGGKLSQAAVAQKLGITPATLSEAVRTHVERGWLKQTGSDTDRRVKSLMTTNKAEKLLTAIRDLVSETEESALKGMSKTERSSLSQALDQVVANLRKRLG; translated from the coding sequence ATGGCAGGCGCAGATATCTCGACAAAGGTCGCAACAATCTATGAGCTACAGGCCGCGCTCTTGGAGCCAGGTCTGAAGAAAATGAAGATCAGCTGGACGAGTTTTCAGCTTCTGATGGCGGTCTCACAGGGGGGCGGAAAGCTGTCGCAGGCGGCAGTCGCTCAGAAGCTCGGCATCACGCCGGCCACTCTGAGCGAAGCGGTACGGACCCACGTTGAAAGAGGGTGGCTCAAGCAGACCGGTTCCGATACCGATCGGCGAGTTAAATCGCTTATGACCACGAATAAGGCCGAAAAGCTCCTCACCGCAATTCGCGACCTCGTTTCCGAAACCGAGGAGTCGGCGCTCAAGGGTATGAGCAAGACGGAGAGGTCATCCTTGTCGCAAGCCCTCGACCAGGTCGTGGCAAACTTGCGGAAAAGGCTCGGATAA